From the genome of Ptychodera flava strain L36383 chromosome 20, AS_Pfla_20210202, whole genome shotgun sequence, one region includes:
- the LOC139120850 gene encoding acetylcholine receptor subunit alpha-like, which yields MAVLPEVLRKCYLQTVLVVMLSTVGDCTTYSDEIERLQTDVFQNYDKYVIPLNETNAPLTMYFGLAVNQIMDVDEKNQLITTRVWLNQYWTDYRLQWDPSNYSNIEFVTVPFEWFWYPDLVLENSGDGQQLLPTWKYATVYYYGEVWMVPPAKLVSPCSIDVTYFPFDHQTCPMSFGPWDFDANMIVLSPVLNYVPKENYIQNVEWTFDNQSTVNAFLDVDECCPLEAYSVIEFSLHIKRRPLFYMLNIVIPCIAFSFLTVFTFYMPSQSGEKITISISILISLSIFSLLVAEIMPATSETSPLIGSYLLFVIAVTAVSVIVTVIIINVSHRSSKQYPMKPWIRRLFLKTLPKYLLLGENFTTGDEPPWQTNLGKNSVRPLPCAADKDTLVEGVNFSEIDRKDDVQLINESIISNGHLSTITENIKMSPPKETEDKGCSNKLESNVLQFIEFQNERRQKKRRDDRITEEWKHLAIVVDRVCLIVFSVVMFIGSLAILCQRD from the exons ATGGCTGTGCTTCCAGAAGTTCTCCGTAAGTGTTACCTACAGACGGTGCTTGTAGTAATGCTGTCAACAG TGGGAGACTGCACCACCTATTCCGATGAAATTGAGAGATTACAGACTGATGTCTTTCAAAACTACGACAAATATGTGATACCACTCAACGAGACCAATGCTCCCTTGACGATGTACTTTGGATTGGCTGTCAATCAAATAATGGATGTT GACGAGAAAAATCAGCTGATTACCACTCGTGTTTGGCTTAACCAG TATTGGACAGATTATCGCCTCCAATGGGACCCTTCGAATTACAGTAATATTGAATTTGTCACAGTGCCCTTTGAATGGTTTTGGTATCCGGACCTCGTTTTGGAAAACAG TGGTGATGGCCAGCAGCTTCTGCCGACATGGAAATACGCCACAGTCTATTATTACGGTGAAGTTTGGATGGTTCCGCCTGCCAAACTGGTTAGCCCGTGTTCCATCGATGTGACATACTTTCCGTTTGACCACCAGACCTGTCCGATGTCCTTTGGTCCTTGGGATTTCGACGCTAACATGATAGTTCTCAGCCCAGTGTTAAACTACGTGCCAAAGGAAAACTACATACAAAATGTTGAATGGACCTTTGATAATCAGAGCACGGTTAACGCGTTCCTGGACGTCGACGAATGTTGTCCTTTAGAAGCCTACAGCGTGATTGAATTCAGTTTGCACATTAAACGGCGCCCACTGTTCTACATGTTAAATATAGTCATCCCGTGCATTGCTTTTTCGTTCCTTACCGTTTTCACATTTTACATGCCATCGCAGAGTGGAGAGAAAATCACCATTTCTATATCGATTCTCATCTCCCTCTCCATTTTCAGCTTGCTGGTAGCTGAAATCATGCCAGCTACCTCTGAAACATCTCCCTTGATTGGGTCTTATCTGTTGTTTGTTATCGCTGTAACAGCAGTGTCTGTGATCGTTACCGTGATTATAATAAACGTAAGTCATCGCTCTTCAAAACAGTATCCTATGAAGCCATGGATAAGACGATTGTTTCTGAAAACATTGCCAAAATATCTTCTGCTGGGCGAAAACTTCACAACTGGAGATGAACCACCCTGGCAAACAAACCTTGGGAAGAATTCAGTAAGACCTCTACCGTGTGCGGCAGACAAAGACACTTTAGTCGAGGGCGTCAACTTTTCAGAAATTGACAGGAAAGATGACGTCCAACTTATCAATGAAAGCATAATTAGTAATGGACACCTGAGCACGATcactgaaaacatcaaaatgtcaCCACCGAAAGAAACAGAAGACAAGGGTTGCAGCAATAAACTTGAAAGCAATGTTCTTCAATTCATAGAGTTTCAAAACGAGAGAAGACAGAAAAAACGAAGAGACGACAGG ATTACAGAAGAATGGAAACACCTGGCAATCGTCGTCGACAGAGTCTGTTTAATAGTGTTCTCAGTTGTCATGTTCATCGGTTCATTGGCCATATTGTGCCAGCGGGATTGA